Proteins encoded together in one Helicobacter pylori window:
- a CDS encoding thiamine diphosphokinase: protein MQAVILANGEFPKSQKCLGLLKNAPFLIACDGAVQSLHALQFKPSVVIGDLDSIDSHLKALYNPIRMSEQNSNDLSKAFFYALNKGCDDFIFLGLNGKREDHALANTFLLLEYFKFCQKIQSVSDYGLFRVLETPFTLPSFKGEQISLFSLDLKAQFTSKNLKYPLKNLRLKTLFSGSLNEATDHFFSLSSTPKSVVLVYQKFS, encoded by the coding sequence ATGCAAGCAGTGATCTTAGCGAATGGGGAGTTTCCTAAATCTCAAAAATGCTTAGGCCTTTTAAAAAACGCTCCCTTTTTAATCGCATGCGATGGGGCTGTCCAGTCCTTGCATGCGCTTCAATTCAAACCCAGCGTTGTTATAGGCGATCTAGATAGCATTGATTCGCATTTGAAAGCCTTGTATAACCCTATACGCATGAGCGAACAAAACAGCAACGATTTATCCAAAGCCTTTTTTTATGCTTTGAATAAAGGCTGTGATGATTTTATTTTTTTAGGGTTGAATGGCAAGCGAGAAGATCACGCTTTAGCGAACACTTTTTTATTGTTGGAGTATTTTAAATTTTGCCAAAAAATCCAATCCGTAAGCGACTATGGTCTTTTTAGGGTGTTAGAAACCCCTTTCACTTTACCTAGTTTTAAAGGGGAACAAATCTCGCTTTTTAGCTTAGATCTTAAAGCCCAATTCACTTCTAAAAACCTCAAATACCCCTTAAAAAACTTGCGTTTAAAAACGCTCTTTTCTGGATCGCTCAATGAAGCTACAGATCATTTTTTTAGCCTTAGCTCTACACCTAAATCGGTGGTGTTGGTGTATCAAAAGTTTTCATAA
- a CDS encoding nicotinamide riboside transporter PnuC: MLITTQLSKRFYATLILSCVFLIVTNILVKGSFINLLAGLSGVLYAFFAGERQTICFVFGLVYNLSYAYVAYQWKLNADVILCLFLYMPVTIYGLFAWKKTEQHEGVIKAQKLPKNWRFALVLGIGVLTYVSALFFKEIKTNFLWAESFNFVIFIIAFILQVLRYVENYALVTLGNIVSIIVWFCIFQISTESLVQLFTTILYLFIGLYYFNRWNKSCKQ, translated from the coding sequence ATGTTAATAACCACCCAACTATCCAAACGATTTTACGCCACGCTCATTCTTTCTTGTGTGTTTTTGATCGTTACTAATATTCTTGTCAAAGGCTCGTTTATTAACCTACTAGCAGGGCTTAGCGGGGTTTTGTATGCGTTTTTTGCCGGAGAAAGGCAAACAATTTGCTTTGTGTTTGGTCTTGTTTATAATTTGAGTTACGCTTATGTCGCTTATCAGTGGAAATTAAACGCTGATGTGATTTTATGCCTTTTTTTGTATATGCCGGTAACGATTTATGGGCTGTTCGCATGGAAAAAGACAGAGCAGCATGAGGGCGTTATTAAGGCTCAAAAACTTCCCAAAAATTGGCGTTTTGCGCTCGTTTTAGGCATAGGGGTTTTAACTTATGTGAGCGCTTTGTTTTTTAAAGAGATTAAAACGAATTTTTTATGGGCAGAGAGTTTTAATTTCGTCATCTTTATTATTGCTTTTATTTTACAGGTTTTGCGCTATGTGGAGAATTATGCGCTAGTAACTTTGGGGAATATCGTATCCATTATCGTGTGGTTTTGTATTTTTCAAATTTCTACAGAGAGCTTGGTGCAACTCTTCACAACGATCCTATACCTTTTTATTGGTTTGTATTATTTTAACCGCTGGAATAAGTCATGCAAGCAGTGA
- a CDS encoding pantothenate kinase has product MCQTCLESKFMKGFVMSGLRTFSCVVVLCGAMANVAIASPKIEARGELGRFVGGIFGGAMGGVMGGAIGAPGGPVGSAIGRSFGHEIGREFGREIGDRVEDYIRGVDREPQAPREPTYDRHFVYDR; this is encoded by the coding sequence GTGTGTCAAACATGCCTTGAATCTAAATTTATGAAAGGATTTGTTATGAGTGGATTAAGAACATTCAGTTGTGTAGTGGTTTTATGCGGTGCAATGGCTAATGTAGCTATAGCTAGTCCTAAAATAGAGGCAAGGGGTGAATTAGGCAGATTTGTAGGGGGAATTTTTGGGGGTGCAATGGGTGGTGTAATGGGCGGAGCAATTGGGGCTCCTGGAGGTCCAGTGGGTAGTGCCATAGGTAGAAGTTTTGGTCATGAAATAGGGAGAGAATTTGGTCGTGAAATAGGCGATAGGGTAGAAGATTATATCCGTGGCGTTGATAGAGAGCCGCAAGCTCCAAGAGAACCCACCTATGATCGTCATTTCGTGTATGATAGGTAG
- the tenA gene encoding thiaminase II yields the protein MQVSQYLYENAQSIWGDCISHPFVQGIGHGTLGRDKFRFYIIQDYLFLLEYAKVFALGVIKAYDEALMREFSNAIQDILNNEMSIHNHYIRELQITQKELQNACPTLANKSYTSYMLAEGFKGSIKEVTTAVLACGWSYLVIAQNLSQIPNALEHAFYGHWIKGYSSKEFQACVTWNINLLDSLTLASSKQEIEKLKEIFIATSEYEYQFWDMAYQS from the coding sequence ATGCAAGTTTCACAATATCTGTATGAAAATGCGCAATCTATTTGGGGGGATTGTATTTCCCATCCGTTTGTTCAAGGCATTGGGCATGGGACTTTAGGAAGAGATAAATTCCGTTTTTATATCATTCAAGATTATTTGTTTCTTTTAGAATACGCTAAGGTGTTTGCTTTGGGTGTAATTAAGGCTTATGATGAAGCGCTGATGAGGGAGTTTTCTAACGCCATACAAGACATTTTGAATAACGAGATGAGTATCCATAACCATTATATTAGAGAACTTCAAATCACTCAAAAAGAATTGCAAAATGCGTGCCCCACTCTAGCGAATAAATCCTATACAAGCTACATGCTCGCTGAAGGGTTTAAGGGCTCTATCAAGGAAGTTACGACGGCTGTTCTAGCCTGTGGCTGGAGCTATTTAGTGATCGCGCAAAATTTGAGCCAAATCCCAAACGCTTTAGAGCATGCCTTTTATGGGCATTGGATTAAGGGCTATAGTTCAAAAGAATTTCAAGCGTGCGTAACTTGGAACATTAATTTGCTTGATTCCCTCACCCTCGCTTCTTCAAAACAAGAAATTGAAAAATTAAAGGAGATTTTTATCGCTACAAGCGAATACGAATACCAATTTTGGGATATGGCGTATCAAAGTTAA
- a CDS encoding polyisoprenoid-binding protein: MKKALMFTLLGVSLAFAKPYTIDKANSSVWFEVKHFTFNETRGAFDNFDGKIDLEPNTKVLSVFEGNIDVKSVNTRDRKRDNHLKTADFFDVVKYPKGSFKMTKYEDGKIYGDLTLRGVTKPVVLEAKIQAPLQNPMNKKEFMVLQAEGKINRKDFGIGKTFSDAVVGDEVKIEIKLEAYAQ; this comes from the coding sequence ATGAAAAAAGCGTTAATGTTCACTCTTTTAGGCGTTAGTTTGGCGTTTGCAAAACCTTACACGATTGATAAAGCAAACTCTAGCGTGTGGTTTGAGGTTAAGCACTTCACGTTCAATGAAACAAGAGGCGCGTTTGATAATTTTGATGGCAAAATTGATCTAGAGCCTAACACTAAAGTGCTCAGCGTTTTTGAAGGCAATATTGATGTGAAAAGCGTCAATACTAGGGACAGAAAAAGAGATAACCATTTGAAAACAGCGGATTTTTTTGATGTGGTGAAATACCCCAAAGGGAGTTTTAAGATGACCAAATACGAAGATGGTAAAATCTATGGGGATTTGACTCTTCGTGGCGTCACTAAGCCTGTCGTATTGGAAGCCAAAATCCAAGCCCCCTTACAAAACCCCATGAATAAAAAAGAATTCATGGTGTTACAAGCTGAAGGCAAAATCAACCGCAAGGATTTTGGTATCGGCAAAACCTTTAGCGATGCGGTCGTTGGAGATGAGGTAAAGATTGAGATCAAACTAGAAGCTTACGCTCAATAA
- a CDS encoding 5'-nucleotidase, lipoprotein e(P4) family: MIEKTLASVLLGLSLMSVLDAKECVSPITRSVKYHQQSAEIRALQLQSYKMAKMALDNNLKLVKDKKPAVILDLDETVLNTFDYAGYLVKNCIKYTPETWDKFEKEGSLSLIPGALDFLEYANSKGVKIFYISNRTQKNKAFTLKTLKSFKLPQVSEESVLLKEKGKPKAVRRELVAKDYEIVLQVGDTLHDFDVLFAKDAKNSQEQQAKVLQNAQKFGTEWIILPNSLYGTWEDEPIKAWQNKK; this comes from the coding sequence ATGATAGAAAAGACCCTTGCATCGGTTTTATTAGGATTGAGTTTGATGAGTGTGTTAGACGCTAAAGAGTGCGTTTCGCCGATAACAAGAAGCGTTAAATATCATCAGCAAAGCGCTGAGATTAGAGCCTTGCAATTGCAAAGTTACAAAATGGCGAAAATGGCGCTAGACAATAATCTTAAGCTCGTTAAAGACAAAAAGCCAGCCGTTATCTTGGATTTAGATGAAACCGTCTTAAACACTTTTGATTATGCGGGCTATTTGGTCAAAAATTGCATTAAATACACCCCAGAAACTTGGGATAAATTTGAAAAAGAAGGCTCTCTTTCGCTCATTCCTGGAGCGCTAGACTTTTTAGAATACGCTAATTCTAAGGGCGTTAAGATTTTTTACATTTCTAACCGTACCCAAAAAAATAAGGCATTCACTTTAAAAACGCTCAAAAGCTTTAAGCTCCCCCAAGTGAGTGAAGAATCCGTTTTATTGAAAGAAAAAGGCAAGCCTAAAGCCGTTAGGCGGGAGTTAGTCGCTAAGGATTATGAGATTGTTTTACAAGTGGGCGACACTTTGCATGATTTTGATGTGCTTTTTGCTAAAGACGCTAAAAACAGCCAAGAACAACAAGCCAAAGTCTTGCAAAACGCTCAAAAATTCGGCACAGAATGGATCATTTTACCCAACTCTCTTTATGGCACATGGGAAGATGAGCCCATAAAAGCATGGCAGAATAAAAAATAG
- a CDS encoding lipopolysaccharide heptosyltransferase family protein — protein MDFVGFEDLKCKDKENSQKVFVIRNDKLGDFILAIPALIALKHAFLEKGKEVYLGVVVPSYTTPIALEFPFIDEVIIEDNHLSATLKSKSIDALIFLFSNFKNAKLAFSLRKSIPYILAPKTKIYFWFYQKSVHQNRSLCLKTEYEYNLDLIHAFCKDYDLPNASIKKIAWKLKDKSKERTIIASKLNANIDLLWIGVHMHSGGSSPVLPASHFIELIAILHEKLSCEIILICGPGERKATEELLKKVPFAHLYDTSHSLVDLAKLCANLSVYIGNASGPLHVNALFDNQSIGFYPNELTASIARWRPFNEQFLGITPPNDSNDMSLIDIQKESEKIMGFITKNLSHHAQER, from the coding sequence ATGGATTTTGTAGGGTTTGAAGATTTAAAATGCAAAGATAAGGAAAACTCTCAAAAAGTTTTTGTGATCCGTAACGATAAGTTAGGCGATTTTATTTTAGCCATACCCGCTTTAATCGCTCTAAAGCATGCTTTTTTAGAAAAAGGCAAGGAGGTGTATTTGGGCGTGGTTGTGCCTAGCTATACCACCCCAATCGCTTTAGAATTCCCTTTCATTGATGAAGTCATTATAGAAGACAACCATTTGAGTGCTACTCTCAAAAGCAAATCCATTGACGCTCTTATCTTTTTATTTTCTAATTTTAAAAACGCCAAACTCGCTTTCAGTTTGAGAAAATCCATTCCTTATATCCTAGCCCCAAAGACTAAAATCTATTTTTGGTTTTATCAAAAGAGCGTGCACCAAAACCGCTCTTTATGTTTAAAAACCGAATACGAATACAATTTGGACTTAATCCATGCGTTTTGTAAAGACTACGATCTCCCTAACGCTTCAATTAAAAAAATCGCATGGAAGCTTAAAGACAAATCCAAAGAGCGAACCATCATCGCTTCAAAACTCAACGCTAATATTGATCTATTGTGGATTGGCGTGCATATGCATAGCGGAGGCAGTTCGCCCGTATTGCCCGCTTCGCATTTCATTGAGCTGATTGCAATCTTGCATGAAAAATTAAGTTGTGAGATCATTCTTATTTGCGGGCCAGGCGAGAGGAAAGCCACAGAAGAACTCCTTAAAAAAGTCCCTTTCGCTCATCTCTATGATACGAGCCATAGTTTAGTGGATTTAGCCAAATTGTGCGCGAATTTAAGCGTCTATATCGGGAACGCTTCAGGCCCTTTGCATGTGAACGCTTTATTTGACAACCAATCTATCGGGTTCTATCCTAACGAACTCACCGCCTCTATTGCCAGATGGCGGCCTTTCAACGAACAATTTTTAGGCATCACCCCGCCTAATGACTCAAACGACATGAGTTTGATTGACATTCAAAAAGAAAGCGAAAAGATTATGGGATTTATCACAAAAAATCTTTCTCATCACGCGCAAGAAAGATAA
- the trpE gene encoding anthranilate synthase component I, producing the protein MVSLIEKAPYIPYPLALYEKLEREYTLLFESAEIESKAHTKSLLMAKACLKLICNHNIVTITSLTPNGGAFLQKLSAFFKTPIQDNALTLTYTKHKKIQDEFLKLFEPSPFDALRGLFKSVKTKPKHPFTLLSAGVFSFEMLNFFEDLPHLKAQDNTAHDFIFYLAQNLIIIDHKEKSAEILGACFDERFKTEIAQELQDLKELAKNIKSDFIPKKSKQSTEVSVSCDDSEFEKKVLSLQEEIKKGEIFQAVLSRSFYMECLESLSTYYHLKLSNPSPYMFYIKDSDFILFGASPESALKYNALMNTAEIYPIAGTRLRGKDKQGNIDYDLDSKMEFDLQHDYKERAEHIMLVDLARNDMARVSKKRYCDKLLKVDKYSNVMHLVSRVVGELKKGCDSLHAYRSFMNAGTLSGAPKISAIKLIYQLENQRRGSYGGSVGYLNSEGSMDSCITIRSCFVKNNRALIQAGAGIVLDSVPQNEANETRAKAQALIDAIRKTSL; encoded by the coding sequence ATGGTTAGTCTTATAGAAAAAGCCCCTTACATTCCTTACCCCCTAGCTCTTTATGAAAAATTAGAGCGCGAGTACACCTTGCTTTTTGAAAGCGCTGAGATTGAGAGCAAAGCGCACACCAAATCCCTATTAATGGCTAAAGCCTGTTTGAAGCTCATTTGCAACCACAATATCGTAACTATCACTAGCCTGACGCCTAATGGTGGGGCGTTTTTGCAAAAATTGAGCGCGTTTTTTAAAACGCCTATACAAGACAACGCCCTAACCTTAACCTACACCAAACATAAAAAAATCCAAGATGAGTTTTTAAAACTCTTTGAGCCTAGCCCTTTTGACGCTTTAAGGGGGCTTTTTAAAAGCGTTAAAACAAAACCCAAACACCCTTTTACGCTTTTAAGTGCGGGCGTTTTTTCTTTTGAAATGCTCAATTTTTTTGAAGATTTGCCCCACTTAAAAGCACAAGACAACACAGCGCATGACTTTATTTTTTATCTCGCACAAAATTTGATCATCATAGACCATAAAGAAAAAAGCGCTGAAATCTTGGGGGCGTGTTTTGATGAACGCTTTAAAACAGAGATAGCCCAGGAATTACAAGACTTAAAAGAGTTGGCTAAAAACATCAAAAGCGACTTTATCCCTAAAAAATCCAAGCAAAGCACAGAAGTTAGCGTTAGTTGTGATGATAGCGAGTTTGAAAAAAAGGTGCTATCCTTACAAGAAGAAATCAAAAAAGGCGAGATTTTTCAAGCGGTGTTGTCGCGCAGTTTTTACATGGAGTGCTTGGAGAGTTTGAGCACGTATTACCATTTAAAGCTCTCTAACCCTAGCCCTTATATGTTCTATATTAAAGACAGCGATTTTATCCTTTTTGGGGCAAGCCCTGAGAGCGCTTTAAAATACAACGCCCTAATGAATACGGCTGAAATTTATCCCATTGCTGGCACCCGTTTAAGGGGCAAGGACAAGCAAGGCAATATTGATTACGATTTAGATAGTAAAATGGAATTTGATTTGCAACACGACTATAAAGAAAGGGCTGAACACATCATGCTAGTGGATTTAGCCAGAAACGACATGGCCAGGGTTTCAAAAAAACGCTATTGTGACAAGCTTTTAAAGGTGGATAAATATTCCAATGTCATGCATTTAGTCTCAAGGGTTGTGGGGGAATTGAAAAAAGGGTGCGATAGTTTGCATGCTTACAGGAGCTTTATGAACGCCGGCACGCTCAGCGGAGCGCCTAAAATCTCTGCGATCAAGCTCATTTACCAATTAGAAAACCAAAGGAGAGGCTCTTATGGAGGGAGCGTGGGGTATTTAAACAGCGAGGGTTCTATGGATTCTTGCATCACTATCCGTTCATGTTTTGTCAAAAACAATAGAGCGCTGATCCAAGCAGGAGCTGGCATCGTGTTAGACAGCGTGCCACAAAACGAAGCGAATGAAACAAGAGCCAAAGCGCAAGCCCTTATTGATGCGATCAGGAAAACAAGCTTATGA
- a CDS encoding aminodeoxychorismate/anthranilate synthase component II, producing MKIFFIDNFDSFSYNLVYELECLGYEVAVYQNDIEPDYLMDLMKKESKTPLLFISPGPGNPNSSGNLLKIIAMAKKKFPILGVCLGLQALAQSYGAKIIRSKEIVHGKATTIALKKHAVFKGLGESMVVGRYHSLMASGLPKNLEVIAEHDNIPMAIVNEEDKILAYQFHPESIMTLQGRALLEQSVGFLRELS from the coding sequence ATGAAAATCTTTTTTATAGACAATTTTGATTCCTTCTCTTATAACTTGGTGTATGAATTAGAGTGTTTGGGTTATGAAGTGGCCGTTTATCAAAACGATATTGAGCCTGATTACCTTATGGATTTGATGAAAAAAGAATCAAAAACCCCCTTATTGTTCATTTCACCCGGGCCTGGTAACCCTAATAGTTCAGGCAATCTTTTAAAAATCATTGCAATGGCCAAAAAGAAATTCCCCATTTTAGGGGTTTGTTTAGGCTTGCAAGCTTTAGCGCAAAGCTATGGGGCTAAAATCATAAGGAGTAAAGAAATCGTGCATGGCAAAGCGACGACTATCGCGCTCAAAAAGCATGCCGTTTTTAAAGGCTTAGGGGAGAGCATGGTGGTGGGGCGTTACCATTCTTTAATGGCGAGCGGATTGCCTAAAAATTTAGAAGTGATCGCTGAGCATGACAATATCCCTATGGCTATTGTCAATGAAGAAGATAAAATCTTAGCCTATCAATTCCACCCTGAAAGCATCATGACTTTACAGGGGAGGGCGTTGTTAGAGCAAAGCGTGGGGTTTTTAAGAGAGTTGTCATGA
- the trpD gene encoding anthranilate phosphoribosyltransferase produces the protein MKDILNTLYHQKDLNDGEVKKLFTLIIHEKVSPVQLGAILCALKIKGESFKEISVAATTLLEHAPKPFDSGVDLIDNCGTGGDGLKTINISTIAALIASSMGLSMAKHGSRSVSSHSGSADLLENLGVNIEMNPTQLENCFKQTHFGFLFAPLYHQSFKKSAPLRKELFTKTIFNCLGPLINPLRPKIQLLGVYDKSLCKTMALALKALGVKRAMVVNGGGTDEIVLHDITHACELKNNEILEYDLSAKDFDLPPYDLKELQIENAQESVQACLDILENKGKDSHTMVVVANVASLLYLSHRAKDLKEGVGMTLEHLKTKVPYTHLQKIIRLSHA, from the coding sequence ATGAAAGATATTTTAAACACTCTCTATCATCAAAAAGACTTGAACGATGGAGAAGTCAAGAAGTTATTCACTCTTATTATCCACGAAAAAGTAAGCCCAGTGCAACTTGGGGCCATTTTATGCGCTTTAAAAATCAAGGGCGAGAGCTTTAAGGAGATTAGCGTTGCTGCAACCACGCTTTTAGAGCATGCCCCTAAGCCTTTTGATAGCGGCGTGGATTTAATAGACAATTGCGGCACAGGAGGCGATGGGTTAAAAACGATTAATATTAGCACGATTGCCGCGCTCATTGCCAGCTCTATGGGGTTATCTATGGCCAAACACGGATCAAGGAGCGTGTCCAGTCATAGCGGGAGCGCGGATTTGTTGGAAAACTTAGGCGTGAATATTGAAATGAACCCCACGCAATTAGAGAATTGTTTCAAACAAACGCATTTTGGGTTTTTATTCGCGCCTTTATACCATCAAAGTTTTAAAAAATCCGCCCCCTTAAGAAAAGAGCTTTTCACTAAAACGATTTTTAATTGCTTAGGACCTTTAATCAACCCCTTAAGGCCAAAAATCCAGCTTTTAGGCGTGTATGACAAATCCTTGTGTAAGACTATGGCGCTAGCGTTGAAGGCTTTAGGCGTTAAAAGGGCGATGGTGGTTAATGGAGGGGGGACAGATGAAATCGTGTTGCATGACATTACGCATGCGTGTGAATTGAAAAATAACGAAATTTTAGAGTATGACTTGAGCGCTAAAGATTTTGATTTACCCCCCTATGATTTGAAAGAATTACAGATTGAAAACGCACAAGAAAGCGTTCAGGCGTGTTTAGATATTTTAGAAAATAAAGGCAAAGATTCGCACACGATGGTGGTTGTGGCGAATGTGGCGAGTTTGTTGTATTTAAGCCATAGGGCTAAAGATTTAAAAGAGGGCGTGGGCATGACTTTAGAGCATTTAAAAACCAAAGTGCCTTATACGCATTTGCAAAAAATCATAAGGCTAAGCCATGCCTAG
- the trpF gene encoding bifunctional indole-3-glycerol-phosphate synthase TrpC/phosphoribosylanthranilate isomerase TrpF, with protein sequence MPSVLENILKDKLLEVSALKKNHTLPANITPSDRDFKKALLEKRTSFILECKKASPSKGLIRKDFDLLKIAKTYEKFASCVSVLADSKYFLGSYENIKIVSQHSTKPILCKDFIIDAFQIKLARMMGANAVLLMLSVLDDKNYLELFNLAKSLNMSVLTEVSNQQEIKRLLKLQYDIIGINNRDLHTLKTDIDNTLKLRPLLPKDALVVSESGIYSHTQIKALAPYVNGFLVGSSLMKEKDLKKACIKLILGENKVCGLTRIKDAKAVYKNHFIYGGLIFEKSSPRYIKPKEALKITKAVKELDFVGVFVKDKIKKIQKIAKKLDLKAVQLYGYSQQEIAQLKKSLPKTCAIWQVGSVMNANDLAPKVKEASLILYDTKGDKMGGNGVSFDWGILENVKTPFMLAGGLNLDNIQKALKVKALGLDFNSGLETSPGIKNKDKIKRLARILREY encoded by the coding sequence ATGCCTAGCGTGTTAGAAAACATCCTTAAAGACAAGCTCTTAGAAGTTTCTGCACTCAAAAAAAATCACACCTTGCCCGCAAACATAACCCCAAGCGATAGGGATTTTAAAAAAGCGTTATTGGAAAAAAGGACAAGCTTTATTTTAGAATGTAAAAAAGCATCGCCCTCTAAAGGTTTGATCAGAAAAGATTTTGACTTGTTGAAAATAGCCAAGACTTATGAAAAATTTGCCTCCTGTGTTTCAGTTTTAGCCGATTCTAAATATTTTTTAGGCTCTTATGAAAACATTAAGATTGTCTCGCAGCATTCCACCAAGCCCATTTTGTGTAAAGATTTTATCATTGATGCTTTTCAGATCAAACTCGCTAGAATGATGGGGGCTAATGCGGTGCTTTTAATGTTAAGCGTGTTAGATGATAAAAACTATTTAGAGCTCTTTAATCTCGCTAAATCCTTAAACATGAGCGTGCTGACTGAAGTTTCCAACCAGCAAGAAATCAAGCGCTTGCTCAAACTCCAATACGACATTATCGGCATCAATAACAGGGATTTGCACACCTTAAAAACCGACATTGACAACACGCTCAAATTACGCCCCCTTTTGCCTAAAGACGCGCTTGTGGTGAGCGAGTCCGGTATTTATTCGCACACGCAAATCAAAGCCCTAGCGCCTTATGTGAATGGCTTTTTAGTGGGCAGCTCTTTAATGAAAGAAAAGGATTTGAAAAAAGCGTGTATTAAATTGATTTTAGGCGAAAATAAAGTGTGCGGGCTTACAAGAATTAAAGACGCTAAAGCCGTTTATAAAAACCACTTTATTTATGGGGGTTTGATTTTTGAAAAATCTTCGCCCAGATACATCAAGCCTAAAGAAGCCCTAAAAATCACAAAAGCGGTTAAAGAATTGGATTTTGTGGGCGTGTTTGTGAAAGATAAGATTAAAAAAATTCAAAAAATCGCTAAAAAGCTTGATTTAAAAGCGGTGCAGCTTTATGGCTATTCGCAACAAGAAATCGCTCAATTAAAAAAATCGCTCCCTAAAACTTGTGCGATTTGGCAAGTAGGGAGTGTGATGAACGCTAACGATTTAGCGCCTAAAGTTAAAGAAGCCTCTCTAATCTTATACGACACTAAGGGGGATAAAATGGGAGGCAATGGCGTGAGTTTTGATTGGGGTATTTTAGAAAATGTCAAAACGCCTTTCATGTTAGCTGGCGGGCTTAATTTGGATAATATTCAAAAAGCCTTGAAAGTTAAAGCGTTGGGTTTGGATTTCAATTCAGGTTTAGAAACAAGCCCCGGGATTAAAAATAAGGATAAAATCAAGCGATTAGCCCGAATTTTAAGAGAGTATTAA
- the trpB gene encoding tryptophan synthase subunit beta has translation MNKKAYFGEFGGSFVSELLVPALRELEQAFDACLKDEKFQKEYFHLLKDFVGRPSPLTLCQNIVSNPKVKLYLKREDLIHGGAHKTNQALGQALLAKKMGKTRIIAETGAGQHGVATAIACALLGLKCVIFMGAKDIKRQEMNVFRMRLLGAEVREVNSGSATLKDAVNEALRDWASSYKDTHYLLGTAAGPHPYPTMVKTFQKMIGDEVKSQILEKENRLPDYVIACVGGGSNAIGIFSAFLNDKEVKLIGVEPAGLGLETNKHGATLNKGRVGILHGNKTYLLQDDEGQIIESHSISAGLDYPGVGPEHSYLKESARAIYESASDLEALEAFSLLCQKEGIIPALESSHALAYALKLTQKCEEESIIVVNLSGRGDKDLSTVYNALKGGLNEV, from the coding sequence ATGAATAAAAAAGCGTATTTTGGGGAGTTTGGAGGGAGTTTTGTTTCAGAATTGTTAGTGCCTGCATTAAGAGAGTTAGAACAGGCGTTTGATGCGTGTTTGAAAGATGAAAAATTCCAAAAAGAATATTTCCATCTTTTAAAAGATTTTGTGGGCCGTCCTAGCCCCTTAACCTTGTGTCAAAATATCGTTTCTAACCCTAAAGTTAAGCTTTATCTAAAACGAGAAGATTTAATCCATGGCGGGGCGCACAAGACTAATCAGGCTTTAGGGCAAGCCCTTTTAGCAAAAAAAATGGGTAAAACAAGGATTATTGCTGAAACAGGTGCTGGGCAGCATGGCGTGGCGACGGCTATTGCTTGCGCGTTGTTGGGTTTAAAATGCGTGATTTTTATGGGGGCTAAAGACATCAAGCGCCAGGAAATGAATGTTTTTAGAATGCGCTTATTAGGCGCTGAAGTCAGAGAGGTTAATTCAGGGAGCGCGACGCTTAAAGACGCTGTGAATGAAGCCTTAAGGGATTGGGCGAGCAGTTACAAGGACACGCATTATTTGCTAGGCACAGCCGCCGGGCCACACCCTTACCCCACAATGGTTAAAACCTTTCAAAAAATGATAGGCGATGAGGTTAAAAGTCAAATTTTAGAAAAAGAAAACCGCTTGCCTGATTATGTTATCGCATGCGTTGGAGGGGGGTCTAACGCTATAGGGATATTTAGTGCGTTTTTAAACGATAAAGAGGTTAAACTCATAGGCGTAGAACCGGCGGGTTTAGGGCTAGAAACCAATAAGCATGGGGCGACTTTGAATAAGGGGCGTGTGGGGATTTTGCATGGGAATAAAACCTATCTTTTACAAGATGATGAAGGCCAGATTATAGAAAGCCATAGCATTAGCGCCGGGCTTGATTATCCAGGAGTGGGGCCAGAACACAGCTATTTAAAAGAGAGCGCTCGTGCGATTTATGAAAGCGCAAGCGATCTTGAAGCGCTAGAAGCCTTTAGTTTGTTGTGCCAAAAAGAAGGCATTATCCCAGCGCTAGAAAGCTCACACGCTTTAGCGTATGCCTTAAAACTCACTCAAAAATGCGAAGAAGAAAGCATCATTGTAGTGAATTTAAGCGGTCGGGGGGATAAGGATTTAAGCACCGTTTATAACGCTTTAAAAGGAGGTTTAAATGAGGTATAA